The following coding sequences are from one Saccopteryx bilineata isolate mSacBil1 chromosome 3, mSacBil1_pri_phased_curated, whole genome shotgun sequence window:
- the HEY1 gene encoding hairy/enhancer-of-split related with YRPW motif protein 1: MKRAHPEYSSSDSELDETIEVEKESADENGNLSSALGSMSPTTSSQILARKRRRGIIEKRRRDRINNSLSELRRLVPSAFEKQGSAKLEKAEILQMTVDHLKMLHTAGGKGYLDAHALAMDYRSLGFRECLAEVARYLSIIEGLDASDPLRVRLVSHLNNYASQREAASGAHAGLGHLPWGSAFGQPPHVAHPLLLPQNGHGNTGSAASPTDPHHQGRLAAAHPEAPALRAPPTGGLGPVLPVVTSASKLSPPLLSSVASLSTFPFSFGSFHLLSPNALSPSAPTQAANLGKPYRPWGTEIGAF, from the exons ATGAAGCGAGCCCACCCCGAGTACAGCTCCTCGGACAGCGAGCTGGACGAAACCATCGAGGTGGAAAAGGAGAGTGCAGATGAAAATGG aAACTTGAGTTCGGCCCTAGGTTCCATGTCCCCAACTACGTCTTCACAGATCTTGGCCAGGAAAAGACGGAGAGGC ATCATTGAGAAGCGCCGACGAGACCGGATCAATAACAGTTTGTCTGAGCTGAGAAGGCTGGTACCCAGTGCTTTTGAGAAGCAG GGATCTGctaagctagaaaaagctgagATCCTGCAGATGACCGTGGATCACCTGAAGATGCTGCACACAGCAGGAGGGAAAG GCTACTTGGACGCGCACGCCTTGGCGATGGACTATCGGAGTTTGGGGTTCCGGGAATGCCTGGCAGAAGTCGCCCGCTACCTGAGCATCATCGAAGGACTCGATGCTTCCGACCCACTTCGAGTCCGACTGGTCTCTCATCTTAACAACTACGCCTCCCAGCGGGAAGCGGCGAGCGGTGCGCACGCTGGCCTCGGACACCTTCCCTGGGGGAGCGCCTTCGGACAACCCCCGCACGTGGCGCACCCGCTGCTGCTACCCCAGAACGGCCACGGGAACACCGGCTCTGCGGCTTCGCCAACGGACCCACACCACCAAGGCCGCCTTGCCGCGGCACATCCCGAGGCGCCCGCCCTGCGAGCGCCCCCTACCGGCGGCCTTGGACCGGTGCTCCCTGTGGTCACCTCTGCCTCCAAACTGTCGCCGCCCCTGCTCTCCTCCGTCGCCTCCCTGTccaccttccctttctcttttggcTCCTTCCACTTACTCTCTCCCAATGCATTGAGCCCTTCGGCACCAACACAGGCCGCAAACCTTGGCAAGCCCTATAGACCGTGGGGGACGGAGATTGGAGCTTTTTAA